The Fodinibius sp. Rm-B-1B1-1 genome segment GTGAACCAGTTTCTCTTCCAGATTAAGATTTGTAGGAGTTATGTTATGTCTTCTTCTTACTTTTGGCATAATTTATCTATTTAAAAGTCTAAACCTCCTTCGCGAGCACCCTCTGCAAGGGCTTTAACAACGCCGTGGTATTTATAACCACTTCGATCGAATACAGCTTTTTCAAGTCCTTGATCTTTAGCAAGTTCCGCTAATTGTTTTCCAACAACTTCAGCAGCTTCCTTCTTGCTCATATCTTGCACTTCGTCAGCAACACCTTCAGATTCGGTAGAAACCGCAGCTAAAGTATGTCCCAAACGATCATTAACAAGCTGTGCGTAGATATTTTTATTGCTTTTATATACACACAACCTCGGTCGTTCTGCCGTACCTTTTATCGTTGAACGAATACGGCGACGTATCCTATCGCGACGTAATGTTTTTTTGATATTCTTATCCATCGTAAATAATTCCTATTAAGCTTTAGCAGCAGATTTACCAGCTTTTCTACGAACCCATTCGTCAACATAACGAATACCTTTACCTTTATAAGGCTCTGGCGGACGTAATGAGCGTATTTTTGCAGCAACCTGGCCAACTAATTCTTTGTTAATTCCAGATACAATCACCATGGGGTTCTTGCGCGATTT includes the following:
- the rplR gene encoding 50S ribosomal protein L18, whose amino-acid sequence is MDKNIKKTLRRDRIRRRIRSTIKGTAERPRLCVYKSNKNIYAQLVNDRLGHTLAAVSTESEGVADEVQDMSKKEAAEVVGKQLAELAKDQGLEKAVFDRSGYKYHGVVKALAEGAREGGLDF